The Carassius auratus strain Wakin chromosome 19, ASM336829v1, whole genome shotgun sequence genomic sequence ataacaaggtacgtgtggcttttgatgaaatttataggctagtcataattcagatcgcttaaaagtgtacgtgcatgcagcattttattgtatggtggtactgtaggtgtacggttaaaataaaaaaaattaaacagctttttgaaaaagatatgatataaagatggatataaaaggttttaaatataatatagaaaatgtcttgcaacaaataatgtgaaatgaatttaactgaattgtgtcaatgacatgtccgggttcctcaatagaccatattcttcattctgttcagttatatttttttccccgatcgtggtaaaatgtatatttttagtgatgaacaaaactaatgtaaatgttttgttttatattgtttgtgaatgtataatgtgtttatattcattaaaagaagaaaataagacttggagacgaatgtgtgtacacaggcattagagggagagagagggagagagagaggggtacgagagatgctagccgcgcaccaaccgtaattcataggtgaaccgtcagaaaactgtcaaaaacatggtactcccgcgtgagatatgtttggttttaattaaaaaatggctttgaagatattatgattttgtagtaaattccgacgagtgtgcactgtggcgtgcaaacacagacgctggatcaaaggtgtgtgaaaatacctcctttctgctctctctcaaaaaaaaaaaaaaaaaaaaaaaaaacaacaacattggatcttgtttatctgaaacagtcggtttcagtatattttttatacagtttaatttataaccttttttaaaagaacagaatgttttttcaaccttggTTAAATcgctttacattatataaattatagaatgttttatatataaatgtgaaataactaaaatgtgttttagattatataaattatataatgttttatatatataaatgtgaaataattaaaatgtgtttcagattatataaattatatgatgttttatatatataaatgtagaacacaccgatcccatttatacaccgctcaagaatgtaatgggaggggggagaagccgtataaccacacacagacacataaccTTATAActggcacaaacttcaaacaagctaactgacacaaagttcaaacaagctaactgacacaaacttcaaacaagctaactggcacaaacttcaaacaaactaacggtcaatagggtaaaactttctgtcaaaaccacatgatcgatgtgtggggagtctttcatatacctttataatttagaactaacaggtcaatagggtaaaactttctgtcaaaaccgcatgatcgatgcgtggggagtctttcatcttccgtttaaactagccgtcaaaaccatgatttagaactaattaggtcaatagggtaaaaccttctgtcaaaagcacatgatcgatgcgtggaaaggtcataggttaacccttgatctcatttgttccgcccatccatcataaggttaccggaagttcaacctgtcaaaaggtcaaaggtcaaagtcataaatcatcatgacagaacGTATAGTATATATACTACTGGCTCCCGTCTGGAAAAATGAGTGAGTACAAAACATCAAGCTATGCTCCCCGATTTGCGGTAAAGGCTGCCAAACACCGATACAGGGAATGCATCTAAGAACCATCTGTGCCTTTGGAAACAAATCCTCTGCAGCTTTGATAGCAAAATCATCTCTGGCTGATGAGTTAAACTTTTTCTATGGCCACTTTGAATGCAACCGCGGGAAATCAAGTCTGTCAATCAGCGCGTCAGGAAGCGGCAGTCAGAGCAGCGATAATCATGTGAGCACAGTATCTGAGGACGAGGTTTAGAGGGCCCTAAAGCGAGTAAACTTCAGGAAATCAGCAGGTACTGATGGGATTCCTGGCCGTGTTCTGAGGACCAGggctgatcagctcgctggttttTTGTTTTCgttggtttgttttaatttatttcgcTGGTTTGATAACACCTCCTTCAAAAACATTTGGCATCACCCCTGTGCCTGAGAACAATAACCCCTCTTACTTTGTCTTTGAGAAACTTATAAAGAACAATATCTGCTCCTCCATCCctgatactttggaccctcttcagtttcgCCCCAATAGATCCACTGAAGGTGCCATGTCTTatatcctgcactcttctctcaaaTACATTGACAGCAGCAATGGGAACTATGTAAGCCTGCTATTCATTGACTACAGCTCAACTTTCAAAACTATagtctagggctgtagctatcaaaaattttaataattgagtattctaccaaaaattccattgattaatcgagtaatcggataaaatgtgtttttgcttaattaaagtgcaatattaattatgcaagagaaaataagactcctgggtcgcTTAAAATTAAtccttttttacaaaaaaaatatttttattttttaaatgcatagaatgcaatgcatacttaaaaaaaacatttaattattacccattgtttctctgtctgtacttgcactgtgaacaatgacaataaagttgaacgATGAAATAAGTgaatttaagtgccattcagttgggtgTTACAAACATGCCAGGTTCCAACTCCACAGAATCACAACGCACACCCTCACCGGAGTTCTAATCACACCCACCTGATCGTCATCACCATCCAATCACCTCAAcaccataaaagccacacacTGTCGGGTCTCGGgactaatcacctgcctttttgttgtgtgtgtgtgtgtgtgtgtgtgtgtgtgtgtgtgtgtgtgtgtgtgtgtgtgtgtgtgtgtgtgtgtgtgtgtgtttgtatcacttgtcagctcaccgcgtctacctgtttgagttttccccgccctccttgtttctgtgttgtgaaccttaattgctcgccacctgttttctatgttcttctaatttttcccctttatcattccctgtgtttctctgtctattgtcagacttTTGTTACTCGTTTCAATAGTTCCGATCTTCTAGCTgttcttggcactcacctttgtcgtgtcttgtcctcaggctccagtgtgtttagctgattTCTCTGCCCTCTGTTCTTAcaaagcgcagagctcttggaagcttcctgTCCTGATCACTCCGGTCTCAGCGGTCATACGAATTACCGTGGAGCGTTACTCATCGGCTGTGATTCATATGCTTCGACTATTCATCCAGTCATTACGAGTAATCCAGTGAATGTGACTCATCTGCTCTgactcctctgctttaaataaagccttgtgtaaacccgcatttgaatcctgcccatttctcctgacacacacatgcactcaagCTTTGTCTGGTCACGTTTgcgacaagatcattcctgtatgcttactataaggactaactcctcttctactctctccagcgattctccgaagaccCAGATCCCCAGTGTGCATATGAGTGGCAAACCTTCCCTCCAAGAAGTCTTCACCCAACCTGCACGGATCCTTCCTCATATTCACtcatcactacctgctcctctgcttgtatCTGTTCAATAAAACATCTTCATTTTGTAACCTCCTCACCTTCACAAGTTATCCGTAAcattggggttttaaataaagcattttctaagatgcacattaaatattaaacatataaaacattaatttatcttttaattattgaaaattaacataactttttggtaaacaaaggggatttacttttaaaattaaaatggaagaaatgttgtatgattaaaccttaaaaaaaataaggttgcactttattttaaagtacgcgtactaacatgtacttatagtgtacttacagtgtatttatctaagaaagttctggtaacacaaggtaactacatggggtagggttaggtttaggggtaggttcagtgTTAGTACCtaattattacatagttattgtaattactgtaataagtagatagtatgtacatgaggaacaggactgtaaaataaagtgctaccaaaaataATGtcggattttttttttagtagtaggctatgtactttctgctgaacaatagtctttaaTATTAGTTCTAtaggatcttagtgctgcgtttgacacaattgaccacaacattcttttgcatagacttgaacactttgttggcactaatggaagtgcattagcatggtttaaatcgtacttatatgactgccatcagttcgtagcagtgaatgaagaggtatcatatcgatcacaagtgcagtattgAGTACCTCGatgctcagtactagggccgttattattcacactttatatgttacactTAGGATATataatcaggaaacatggtgttagctagagttggggtactcgaacttggactcggactcgagtccaattttgaatgaactcgggcTTGTCACACACTCGGTTggatttgtactcggacttgacacagACTTGAATATTTTGGACTCTGAAAATATtcagagtacagtcgagtccgcgtcatgtgtaacaataaaaccagcataaaattgagatgAGAAATTAgatttgattcaataaactggttgaaaaaaaaaaaaaaacggttcacagGTTACTTTACGCTCGTCATTGGTGATGACCTAATGGcgtcaagtctatcaaacattcaaatatataaagtcagtaatcataacttcagtcagttaaaaacatcattatcatgaaaagtttacaatttagttttgcaacaacgcacccaaatacagtaacagcaataatgtgcataagaggatttaagtcttgaagatataaagtaaataaattaggtgtcatcagtgcagaaaccatgatccacttactatacgtaatccattgcgatgtatttgttattaaatgaacttacgtttcaccAGATTGCCTTTCACtgaagccctcggtttacccgcgttcataacattagcacagaatccgttcagaatcaatcaccaaaagaatcagttcagttcagacgctctgtgagtcagtcggcttcacgctgaatctggcatgtgcagtatcatcagctcccaTAGTCAGCTGCTccgttctcgaatcggacgcgtccgaaagaaacggttttcggttcagtgtactgatgatctgaaaaccgatgcaaccggttcttgactcgagaaggagaatcgctctaaccggcacgtgctgcagttcagtttcatcagctgctctactcgtgttcatgttctgtttactacaaactcaatttgtgaatgtgtcatcattaactataaatacagtacagatatttcatatatcatcccttattcctattaaacatagagtctttagagtcttaattattgtccaacttccctgaaaacccatttggcctatacattatatacaatatacagattagaatcatgccaaaaaaattattatatatatatatatatatatatatatatatatatatatatatatatatatatatatatatatatatatatatatatatatatatatatatatatatatatatatatagatagatagatagatagatagatagatacatagatagatagatatatagatatagatatagatatatagttattttatcacactttccgatgtacTGGAGGACAATTTAGtgtgatataataaaaaatcatttgtattttcatgcacttgtaatacaataaaaccttttttgatatgaaactagttctgttgacataaaataaaaatgttcagtggcaatgactagatgtaacagtggtattttttaatacatttttatattgccattggtttaatgggttgaaaggttaaaatatgaatagaatgtaaaaaattacaataccaatttataatcttttttaatttaattactttctggactcgggcggactcgactcggactcggcctttaagaactcggacttgagtccaactcggccccttttggactcggactcggacttggacttgaTGAGAAAAACTCCGAAAATTATTCgccatcagttaggaacctaggtgtgctatttgatcacaatctttcctttgaaatccacgtttctagcatttgtaaaactgcatttttccatctcaaaaatatatctaaattacggcctatgctttcaatgtcaaatgcagaaatgttaatccatgcatttatgacttcaaggttagattattgtaatgctttattgggtggttgttctgcacgcttagtaaacaaactacagctagtccaaaatgcagcagcaagagttcttactagaaccaggaagtatgaccatattagcccggtcctgtcaacactgcactggctccctatcaaacatcgtatagattttaaaatattgattattacttataaagccttgaatggtttagcacctcagtatttgaatgagctcattttacattataatcctctacgtccgctacgttctcaaaactcaggcattttgataatacctagaatatcaaaatcaactgcgggcggcagatcattttcttatttggcgcctaaactctgaaataacctacctaacattgttcgggaggcagacacactcttgcagtttaaatctagattaaagactcatctctttaacctggcttacccATAACAtagtaatatgttttaatatccaaataatttaaaggatttttaggctgtattaattaggtaaaccggaaccaggaacacttcccataacaccctatgtacttgctacatcattagaagaatggcatctacgctaatattagtctgtttctctcttattccatggtcagcgtagccaccagatccagtctgtatccagaacaGAGACTgtagtcacccagatccagtatgtatccagagcagatggtggatcagcacctagaaaggacctctacagccctgaaagacagcggagaccaggacaactttCTTGTGGtcagccccagatacagatcccctgtaaagaccttgtctcagaggagcaccaggacaagaccacaggaaacagatgattcttctgcacaatctgactttgctgcagcctggaattgaactacttgtttcgtctggtcagaggagaactggccccccaactgagcctggtttctcccaaggtttctccttttttctccattctgtcaccgatggagttttggttccttgcttctgtcgcctctggcttgcttagttgtggtcacttcatttacagcgatatcattgacttgatttgcaaataaatgcacagacactatttaaactgaacagagatgacatcagtGAATTCaatcatgaactgcctttaacagacagacagacagagagatggataCAAGCCAGAGCTCAGACTCTTCCAGTGCCACTGACAGCGAGGAGGAGGAGGTCATTGGCACAGTGACTAGAGCGCAACAGGAGACCTTCATGTACAATCAGGAGCAGGCCAGCGTGCCTTCAGAGGGCCCCAACAACTACAGCCATTGCTCAGAGAAGACTCAGGAGGTTTGGAACCAACAGAACAATGCCTCCTCAGAGAGCGAACTAAAGCCCCCAACAGGCAGTGCTCCACGGGGGCCTGAAGACTCGGGCTGTCCTTTCAGACTGCCCAACAGCAGCTCCGCTGGACCACCTCTGAAGAACCTCTCTATGAGAGCTCATAATGACAATGACACACATGTCAATGGCAGCTGTAGTGTCCCAACATTTGCAAGTGTTAACAGGATGCACCTGGTGAGTTACACAGAGAACCTATACCAAAATTTCAGTTGAAGTCCATACAAGTACTCATGATTCTCATTCACAGGTTTGCCCCATGAACACATCGCCCTATGTGGATCCTCAGAAGTCGGGTCACAGTATTTGGGAGGAGTTCTCCATGAGCTTCACCCCAGCTGTCAGAGAGGTGGTGGAATTTGCAAAGCGCATCCCAGGATTCAAAGAGCTGTCCCAGCACGACCAGGTCAGCCTGCTGAAGGCCGGCACCTTTGAGGTATGAACAAAATACAACACAGTCTCCACACAAGGGTCAGACTTTAACGAGGGCTTGTGCCAAAAAAGCctccaaaatgaataaaaatgcccCATGAATTCAAGACAAAGGGGCAAAAAAATTCCCCTGCATTATTAAACAAAGTATCAGAGGCACTGAGCTGTGTTAAGTGCATGCTCGCGACTtccctcatcataaacaacacagTGCAGATACATTAATACTGAGAtacatataattacaatataaagaGCAATAATCTAATGTCATATTAATAATGGTCAATAATCAATAATGTCATATTGCAGCCGGATTCGGAGCTTCTGTATTTTTACatgtataatttagattttttttttttttattgtagcctATTGTTATTGACAACAGTTTTGTTGATAAAAGTAATTGACATTATAGACAAATATTGCCCCTTAATGGAGAAGTTAATTTCTGACCCTACACTGAATTAAACAGTCTTAAATCATTCCTAAGAGTCCTGTGAATCGACCCGATAGATTTCAGTTTGATGGGTTTCTTGTTTGGTCTGTAGGTGCTGGTGGTGCGCTTTCCATCCCTGTTCGATGTGAAGGAGCGCACGGTTACATTTCTGAGTGGCAGGAAGTACAGCGTGGAGGCGCTGCGCTCGATGGGTGCTGGAGATCTCCTCAACTCAATGTTTGACTTCACAGAGAAGCTGCAAGCGCTGAACCTCAGTGAGGAGGAGATGAGCCTCTTCACAGCCGTAGTGCTGGTGTCTGCAGGTATTAACGCCATACCATTATAAGACCATAGTTTTGTATCTGAGATGGGGTTGGGCAATTAGAAATTTGACCAAACATTAGAATTACATCATAACACTCTGGTCCTCTTCGTTTGGGAGTCACATTTGGCTCCTTAGTTGTCAAAAGGGACCGGAGCCTTGAAatgtaaattctttttttttttaaggaaaattgatttaatatttttttttttttataatatttttttaattattatttagaattaattcTAATTAGCCAAATAAttcttattttgttaataaacGGATTCCCAATGTTTTTTATACATAGTGTCTTAATTTTATTAGGTTTTGcttttagatatatatttaaacataaaagacTACTTATTCCTAATCTTTAGCTGAAGCCTTGACTTACTGTGTTACATGAATTGTTTCCCATAGATCGCTCCGGTCTGGAGAACGTCAACTCGGTTGAGGCCCTTCAGGAAACTCTGATTCGAGCTCTGCGCAGCTTGATCACCAAGAACCACCCGAACGAGATCGCCATCTTCACTAAACTGCTCCTCAAACTGCCGGACCTGCGCTCGCTCAACAACATGCACTCTGAGCAGCTCTTGGCCTTTAAGGTCCACCCCTGACCACCCATCAACCCCATAACTGTGGACCACACACCCCATCCATCTCCAGAGCCTCCTTCCTGCGGCCCGTTTAGCCAGTGGGGAACTGTTATTACTCAGTGCCCCTTTTCTGACACTTCGCCCCATGACTTTCAAAGCCCTGCTGGTTAAATATGGAGGTGGAAAGGGGGTACAAGAAGTCATTATACTGTAAAATGCCTGTATTGTACTGTAAAACGCCTCTGCTCATGCTAAAGCACACGACTCGCTGACACAAACTGGAGGGGTTTCGTTGTAGATGCTTACAAGAGTTTGTACGATTACTCGGTTCGTGTGTGCGCAGAGGCATCTTGAATTAGTTTTTAGATTTATAAATCTGCCTGTGCAATAAGTGACGCGGTCACTGATTTTGAGATTGTTCCTTGTTGGTCTTTTAATACTTTCAGAGA encodes the following:
- the LOC113119097 gene encoding nuclear receptor subfamily 1 group D member 2-like; translated protein: MDTSQSSDSSSATDSEEEEVIGTVTRAQQETFMYNQEQASVPSEGPNNYSHCSEKTQEVWNQQNNASSESELKPPTGSAPRGPEDSGCPFRLPNSSSAGPPLKNLSMRAHNDNDTHVNGSCSVPTFASVNRMHLVCPMNTSPYVDPQKSGHSIWEEFSMSFTPAVREVVEFAKRIPGFKELSQHDQVSLLKAGTFEVLVVRFPSLFDVKERTVTFLSGRKYSVEALRSMGAGDLLNSMFDFTEKLQALNLSEEEMSLFTAVVLVSADRSGLENVNSVEALQETLIRALRSLITKNHPNEIAIFTKLLLKLPDLRSLNNMHSEQLLAFKVHP